In Cryptomeria japonica chromosome 5, Sugi_1.0, whole genome shotgun sequence, the genomic window atatgggagaagatgtgtattctctttcttatcctacccacttcttgtgaggagcattttatatACACTAAtttcttgcttgcatgaactcatgtgagtatgtagtacattttgcttatgtctaaatctctccctagaagattgtgtaagtccttctcattgtccttatccttgggaggcaatgatctttccttacttttatctaaggatccactttttcctatttcatggatggtgtgaactttattacttgatgttattccttgtatgcatttgttgttgtttgttcaaggattctctcttacaagaggtgtaagtccttgactacaacctcttttgcacttggtaaaatacatccataatgaattcactctcccaattgggttaaaaagagcgtcatccttcattaagaatcactttcacctcgcaaaagaaggaagtattgcattcttattctcttctttgtcttattctagaagatgttatatttgtctaaaacaattcctctcggggataggtgtcttttgtacaaagatctcttctcctctaaggatctcctttacacatactacaagatatcccttttcaactatcttatccttgcttaaagagtgcaaaaactcccttgcttggatctatgacattgttgcatttttggggtatcttcttttgtgatgaaggtaggtatccttgttctactttgcttatgacataaacattagactttttgagcaatgggtcattctcggaaccagagcacagactcttagagcgagatgtctccatttttgttttatgcaaggtgattattctcagaactagagcacagactcttagagcgagatgtcacgcttttgtactatacatatacaggttgtagcatactcgggcatagactcctatgaggtgcttctaacctcacttacacacacatgcacgaggtggagtggaactagcggcataaggctagactttctcactctcctcccttacatggatcacctagacagactctaggggctagttttccatgtcctttttcccatggatcacctagacaagatctaggggcaagaagtccatgttttctctctcactattcttctcatggatcaccaatgtgtgtattcatgcttttttcctttcttttcttctctttgcattttgtttccatttacatccttcatcttgtgttagagaactctcaaatcctcacactctttgttgtgttggaattgagatttagtcctctttcttaccaaatgattctccattagtttttgatctcatatcaaatcttcttgtgagcatttgtcatcaatattctttaacaattcgaagtggtaaacatgataccctgtttcaactcactaaaattagcaagccgaaatagggggggcatatagctaccctcgaattttcatcaccttccttagtaagcattaggtgattttgtgatctaacatgtggttttgtaggttgtggttcctaactgagtactgcagatgccgctgggggcttcatccgacaacttatggatatatcctttttcaaataatgtttacttttctatactttagcttgcatatgcacgtagtgttcatctgaccactaaagtgggggctaaatgtagcgtcataaattgtatgcacttgctagggtggtacaatttcacacctagtttagcacccgccttggcgcattttgcattttgcattgcatttcccctttagcacttaattaattaaactaattaggtctaaggttctatttcatcatctcccatatcataaagttgggcccttttcattaaagtgtgcccctttcattttattcctccaatacatcatttaatcaaaaaccctaattaggtcttattttgaacttgggggcttgatttcgggggtcaaaacatctcgaaatcacctgtaacttcaggattctctctaaaatcatcatatctgacggccctgaaaaatttggtgaaaagttgtcgggaccatggcacccaaagtgcacacggtcctggacatttttcccgaaattttaggagcacgatccaatcataaaataaagcttaaccccaagaaattggcgggaaattcaatctctaagtcaacctaaagttgaaattaagacccagggtttcatatataaaagctctcttttttcatttgaaaggatccagaattttggtttgagggaccttctatgcagcgaaagagcagatctttgaagacttcaacaacattcaacatccacttatcaagcattcatcaattttattcatccatttagggctttgaagacattgaagagcaataagggatcaccgactgaagattggcttgtacccctcccttggggttgggtatgatttcatgttgttttcatgtctttgcataagcctcattatatcatttgcattcattctttagatcacttttcatcttgatttggagcatttacattatcatttacaagtaattagggtttactttctaggttgctctagtttgctcacttgcattttaggattttgcacacacacaaggtctgcacacacattacttttacaatacaacttggctattcatggaggtggaaatcaccaaagcgagggtttgactaaggcaaaaccctatatagccgcccaccataccttttcagatataagtgcagatttcaggattcggacgacgctgcaagttgcagatccgacagaagcagacAGAAACCGAGCTGCACACCAAATTTcagtgcaaaagaccaggacaggggcatggggcaccctggttctgccaggacaggggtgctgggtgccttggtccctctgtcagacagcaatttttagcattttcgacagttttccaggttgtaaagcagcagtttcaggggtagaatcaggacagtggcgcccgcacccccgtcccgaacattttcactcagatttcaactccgggtacacatctgcattcttgccttgtccttgtgtttacaactttccattgtttaatctcaattctgcaatcttgttattagttcatacttgcactttggggttaggaattgaacttgcatcattctatctttcaattacaacaaaggaatagaaaccctaataggtagcccgtggctctctcttccacaaaaagaagtagccaattgtgtgatacctctaggctctttcgtattccacaatgtgtgtcaaaaggtaggattagggcatgttagcctagtctcgctttttcccctacacaaaaacaagataaatatttatcaattttttatgtGGATGATGAGTAAGATTTCAATTTTCTATTCAACCATTAAAATTTTGAAGTAGATAATGTGCAATTAGAGTGTGGGCTATCATattctacttttttttttaaattatctagAATGATCATATTCTTATGtatttttctggatttgattgtgtgtattttttccatcaacattttgaatcacacttcatgattcatcatcaggatgaaaagaattctaAAGACATCAAAGAGATCCTTAGGAATTTCAGTTGCTTAGATTTCATAGATAATTCCCTCCCATGAAGGGTATCGATTAAGTAATTTCTTGTTGTGctcttaaatttaaaaaatttcagCTTGTGATTTCTTTATCTTTACCCTTTATCTTTAATTTTACAACACCTTGGGCTCTCttgcatcttgatgatggatcactgagtgtgattcaaaacgttgatgcttaaaaaaatttatacaatcaaatccaaaaattgtatacatttaagattttaaggatttgaTGACTAATAAATACTTATAATTTTTTGTATTCCCTTACGGAGTTTTTGATCTTTTATAAGGTCACTTGGTTTATAGAACTATTTTATATTGATATTGTACTATCTATACATGAAATAAGATTGGATACAAGTTAGGGTATTAACTTATTTGATAACCTGAATTGGTTATCCTAAGTATACCATAACTATTGAACTATGGATTATCTAGAAGTGTGAAGatgttttattttcaaatatattatttGGATTTTATATTCAATACTAGAAACAATGATTGTGTTTCCCTTTCtttcataaggagaaaattttGGTAGACATCATTAAACCATATGGAAATATGATATAATGGGTATTTTAGTTTTTTTATCCTACCAATCTAGTCTAATTGTGATAGTATTTTTCCAATCATTATTATTACTAATAATTCTTACTTGATGGTTTATACTATCATCATTGTAACTAAACATGGTGCTAGTTGTAacatttcatttattattttttattcactTAAAAGTATTTAATTACTATCTATGGCAATGTTTATAGTTTAGTTATCTTCTCCTAACTTAGTGTATTATAGATAATAATTAATAATCAATATCAAGTCTATGGGTCACAAATTGAAGTCCACAATATGTAATTCTTATTTTCCTAGGTAATTTAGTTATTTAAATATATAGGAAGGGAGCACCCTTTAGTTATATTTTAGTTTTTCTAGATTATAATATACTATTTAACTTAGAGTTGTCCACTTCATCATATAATTTTAACAATGAGATTTACCCAATGTCAATTTTTTGATATCCACTCACATCAAACATTAGATACTAAACCGTAGGGTTAAATAAGTATATTGATATAATTTATAAAATCTTTACATAACTACATTTAATTTTCTTGATATGAATTTTGTCTTATGCAAGGAATTTGTGGTAATGGTTTCAAGATCAACACATATACCACCATACGATCCTCTACCAAAAAGAGAGACACTGCTCATACAAGTTGAGACATGCTTATAACAAAGGGAGACccctaaaaaaaaattataagccaCCACAAGCACAAATGCAACTAAGAAAAACCTAGACTATGGGATGcaaatccaaacaaaaaaaaaacataaaacccttATGAAAGACTTTTTTTATTGTGTATAACCATAGGGCCATCCAAAGTACATAGGAGAATAAATTATTGCAAATCATGAGGGTTGTCAGTGAGCATTATTTATTCTATTATGGCAATCAAAGTTTCATTGAATAGTCCAAAATCTAATCTTTTAGCAGCCTTTTAGCATTATATCAAGTACGTCATCCAATAGTGGGTATGGGACTAAAAGACTAGACAACTTATATTTTTAGTAAGGCGTAATTTGAGATTAactggtttatatatatatatctatataaaattaaaaaaattcgtATGAAACACCCCACTTCAAAAGCTAAAAGTGTTTAAGAAAACAAAGACCAAAATCATTCCAAGAGCCATACTTTTAGTATTACCCATTGTTCATCAACTGAATGCTATTTGATTTATAATTAATTCAACTTCCAAAATAATTGGAATATTGCAGCCATAGTAGACACTAGTTTCTAAAGAATATTGAGCCACACATAACAAAAGAATTAAATCATCATTCATAATTCGTTAGTCTGCATGCCTGGCCTCTTGTTCAATTTATTCAGGAATGATAAAGAAGGAATGGCAAAAGAACCCATGGAAGCTATTGCATGAGTTTGCCCTGAATGAAATCGACTACTGTTTTATCACTGCGGAAGGCCTTGGTCAATACACCATCTGGCATAGGAGGATTTGCTGCAAAGAGGGAATTGGCAGTAACCTGAATTCCTGGATTTTGGCTGCTCAACGCAGCGATGGCCACTGCATTTCGCTCccccacattctgctggaaatgTAGCAATCCTTTGGGAAACACAAACACATCCCCTTTCTTCAACACCTTGCTGTAAAACTTGTTTGTTGTATCGATGAATCCCACTAGCAATTGGCCTTTAAGTAAAACCAGGATTTCTGAGGCTCTTGGATGGGTGTGAGGAGGAATAATTCCATCCACAGCGTAGTCTATACGGACCAACGATATTCCCAGAGTGTTTAACCCCGGAATCTGGTTAACGTTGGCTGCTGTTACGTTAAACCCTACGGCGTTGTTTGTGTCCCCTCGTCGCAGCCCTCCGAAGAAGAAGTCCTCTGCTGAAACCATTTTGGGGTCCTTGCAAGAGAAGCCGTTCACTGAAACTGTTCATATTCATATTCATGTTTGCTTAGTACTCTTACATGCACACACATAGCTAAAACAGAAAAAAACGAAATTCCATGCATGAAACTTTACCTTGGCCTTGCCTGTCTGCAACACAGAAATCTTGCAAGGAATCGGGATCTCCTCCCATCACAACCTCACTGCAACAACATATAAATACACACAGAAAAATTAAGCTCAAGCTCAAGCAGCCTGCCATTTTTCCCAAAAAGATTATATCAACTGAGAAAACTCTGAGAAGTGAATGTGATTGAATTGCAAATCATGATTCAACATTATATAGTGGAAATTGTAAAGGAGAGATTCAAAGTCATGTTGGCAATACCGCGTAAAGCCTTTTAATATGAATTATACACGGTCTTCATTACATAGGGGACCAAGAACGACAAAATCGAAGAAGGGGGCGGCATTTCGAATCAACTCATAACAACCAAAATGTATTAGACAAACATCCTTTAAAGTGTACATATACAACAAAGACAGTAAATAATACAAAACTAATCTGTTTAAATAAATACGAGAACAACATGGAAAGGCAGGCAGCGAGCAGGTAGGATTAAGACGGGAAAAAAAAATGCACTACTACAAGGAAAAAGCCAAAGGAATGGGCTGGGCTTAACCAGCATACACTAAGCTTTGACCGCTTCGGTGGCTGGTGTGAACCCCATACTTTTACTGTCTATTCCCTTTCAATGAACTGGCACTGTTAACTTGTTCAAATTCAAACTGCCCTCCCGCGCAAAGTACGGTAGAAACCCGTAAGCGTTTGATCTTTAATCTTCTGTCGACTTCAGTTTTAATTCGCATACATCTGAATAACGCTGCCAACATCATCTAAGACGTGGGTATTTTTCCAGCACAAGGGTGATCCATTAGCTTCTGTCTATGCAAATGGGAGCTTCTAACAGGGTATCCACATCCATCAAATCATAATGGAATGGGCGATGATTGTTAGAATTTTACAGTTAGAAATGCTCtgctagacatgtatgcaaaatgtggaagcatagacaaggcatgtgagctgtttgacagaatgcctagATGAATTGGGCTTTATAATCTGCTCATGGCCTCTTCGTGAAATAGAGCTTCAATGTTCTTTCTATCCCATGCTTCCTGCAGATGAAATAAAGCACGTAGGGATCTTACACATAGAGGAATGAGCCTCAAGGGTGTGACAATGTTGAACAGAGAAAAATGTGGCCAATGAGAGAGAAATTGGCCAGAGCAAGAAACTAACGGCCTAAATAAAGTCACGGCAGTCCAAGAGTTAGTATTTCATGTAGAAACAACCATAAAATAAGAAATTTTCATGGAATGTTAGCATGCTACATAGACATCCAAGCATTGCACTAGCTTAGATTCCAGACAATTATACCTCCAAAAAGGATGGTACAAGTTTAAGAAAGCATAAGCCTGCCTCAAGGACATAAAAGTTGACAAAAAGAGACCATGAGAAATAATAACTAAGAAAAATGAGGAGAAAGGATGATCCTAGAAGTACGCTACAAAGGGAATGGACACAAAGTGAGCATAAAATTTAACATAATTTTGTAGTTGTCATATGTAATTTTTAGTGTTACACAAAattttaatatgtatttttttaattGGTTATAATTATAAAGTCTTTTAAAGAAtagaagaaaataattaattacaaaataatgaCAAGTATCAACATAGCTTTGTTTATTTTGTTGTAACAGTCAAAGTGACATTCAGTTGTccaaaaatattatgatttataatAGAACAAGGAATAAAAAGTTTTATCATCATTACATTAGATAGCACATTCTATTATGGGTGATCAATCTTTAATACAATGCAATATGGCTCATGATTATTCTATGGAAGATTGTTATgaatgttaaccattggatatgaAAGCAACTATTTTTATTGTGAGTTATCTCATGTAAACCCTATCATTAAGAAGAGatatcaaaatatataatttaacAAGTAGATAAGTTGAGATAGTTCATATTAATAATTGTgagattgaaaaataaattaaaaaaattgtacataatgtatatataaatactatatattattagcataaattaaatcaaattagaTTTCTTCACCTATATAAACTAGCCTTTTTGAGGAACTAAATTTTTAGAGTTACAATCAAGATCAAAATTATTCCCAAAGCCATACTTTTTTTTTTATCCATTATATACTAAGTATGTAGTTACTCAACTCAAATTTGATGTTTCAACTAAGGACAACTTGGGTTAGTGTGTGGGGGTTAGTTCATCTATGCCTACTCTACAAATTTGGAAGTCCACTTATCTAATTTTTCCATGGCTACTGCTACTCACTATGGCATCTTTTTAGATATCAACAAAGGAATCAAAAAGGTATTTATCAAggaatttccaaaaaaaaattaaatttatagataTGACGAGTTCCAAAGGTCAACCTTGAGCTAGAAATATGAAGACATTATTAGGGAGGCTAAATCAAACATTATCAACTTAGATGAGGTGTAAAACTTGGAGCAAGCTAACATAAGAAAAGATTTCTCACTTAACCAAGCTAAAGTTGTTAAGTgctttgaatttgagcccaaacgcTAGGGGACAAGGAACCCTAATTGGACCAATACCGAGAGTGGGTCACCATAGGTGCCTTTCTCCCTCTGATGCGGCCCCAAATTGGGCCCTGAGGTCCAAAATGGGAAGGAGAAGCCAAAATGAAATGTAGAATTGAGTTGGGATGAATGAGACTAGATATGATCTAGGCCATATATTCTAATATAGGGCCTAGCTAGGCAATTAATTGCACATGAATGCAATTTACAATGCTAAATTTagtcccccactttagtgggattaTGAGTAGGTACACACATACCCATGGTACaatagaagaaatagaaagagagagaagcaTTGGGAATGCCTACAAAGAGATGAGACATACTAAGTTCAAAGGAACGAGTCCCCAAACCAAGGATCCTAACTCATACAAcgacatgcaagggcacacaaataaaaacaaagacaaacaaaaactAAAAACACATAGAACGAGTTAGTACTAAAACTAAATGGTCCAAGTCAACCCATTGAAGacaccttgataatcaaaatgtctcaaccactaatatcacccTCTGAAAGATGTTGCAAGACAACACATCAGAGATGGGATAAGACTCAATGGTCCAATCAACAAGCAAAATATAATGGATGAAAATAAAAGCACGTGAAGATATTACACATAGAGGAATGAACTTAAAGGTTGTAACAATGTTGAACAAAGAAAAATGTGGCCAATGAGAGAGAAATTGGCCAAAGAAAGAAACTAACGGCCTAAATAAAGTCACGGCAGTCCAAGAGTTAGTCTTTCATGTAGAAACAACCATAAAATAAGAAATTGATATGGAATATTAGCATGCCACATAGACATCTAGGCATTGTACTAGATTCTAGACAATTTTACCTCCTAAAAGGATGGGACAAGTTTAAAAAAGCATAAGGCTGCCACAAGGACATAAAAGTTGACAACAAGAGACCATGATAAATAATAACTAAGAAAATTGAGGAGaacaaaaattgaggagaaaacATGATCCTAGAAGTAGGTTACTAAGGGAATGGACACAAAGTGAGCAAAAACATTTAACATAAGATTGTAATTGTCATATGTAATTTTTAGTGTTATACATAAAATTTAATTATGGATTTTTTTAATTGGTTATAATTATAAAGTCTTCTAAGTGTCTTATAATTATTATGTATCTTTATCTCCTCAAATGTCTCAATTGATGGTATTTTCTAGTAGCCAGTGATCACTATGACCAACAGTAAGTATGTGGTTTTCGATAATGTTTTTTTTCTGCATAGGGTTTCCAGAATATATGAATTGCCAGTAGATCACATATTCTATATGGTTAGGTCAGATTAATTAGAATAGTAAAAAATAATGATAAAACAATTTTAACATTTaacaatataatattaaaaattgcACAATTTGAGTTGGTCTAGTGTtggagaatttgtgctcttgaaagagaggtcacaagttcaaatcccacaaggggtagGGTATGTATGCCTTATCAGCTTCGgtccattacctatcaaaaaaaaaaaacaatataatattaaaATCATTATAATACAAATAagaataaatttatattataatttaattcaaagcaatatataattaaatttattttttatagt contains:
- the LOC131056532 gene encoding putative germin-like protein 2-3, encoding MLAALFRCMRIKTEVDRRLKIKRLRVSTVLCAGGQFEFEQVNSASSLKGNRHEVVMGGDPDSLQDFCVADRQGQVSVNGFSCKDPKMVSAEDFFFGGLRRGDTNNAVGFNVTAANVNQIPGLNTLGISLVRIDYAVDGIIPPHTHPRASEILVLLKGQLLVGFIDTTNKFYSKVLKKGDVFVFPKGLLHFQQNVGERNAVAIAALSSQNPGIQVTANSLFAANPPMPDGVLTKAFRSDKTVVDFIQGKLMQ